A genomic stretch from Heterodontus francisci isolate sHetFra1 chromosome 23, sHetFra1.hap1, whole genome shotgun sequence includes:
- the LOC137382953 gene encoding probable G-protein coupled receptor 139, with protein sequence MLQIAKADKNLPAPLNSAHVSSRRSVTVNLLTIVILSKGKCGLSKCVTRYLVAMAEADLLVIILDLILRHIPIVYQEQFYFVRYIPVCNIHAILLFASTDCSVWFAVCFTFDRFVAICSQKLKSKYCTEKMAAVVLGTVTVISSLKNIIWYVILTGWYRQGNTPWFCKVTADVSSSLVWETIEFLHHIITPGVAFVMILLLNAFTVRHILVSSRGHRRLRMHSREESVKYPEMQSTRKSIILLLVISANFILLWAVFMLFSIWYRIWVLGSVPVYLPVFVMEVGFTLQLLSCCTNTAIYAVTQTQFREQLKNVLKYPFTPIVKLIK encoded by the exons ATGCTGCAAATAGCCAAGGCTGACAAAAATCTGCCAGCTCCACTGAATTCAGCACATGTCTCCAGCAGAAGGTCTGTTACAG ttaacttgctgacgattgtgatcctatcAAAGGGAAAATGTggactctccaaatgtgtcactcgctacctggtggccatggcagaagcggatctactggtcattatacttgacctgatattgaggcatatTCCGATTGTTTATCAGGAACAGTTTTATTTTGTGcggtacatccccgtgtgtaatatccacgccatcctgctgTTTGCATCCaccgactgttctgtctggttcgccGTCTGTTTCACCTTTGATCGGTTTGTGGCCATTTgtagccagaagctgaaaagtaaatactgCACTGAGAAAATGGCGGCTGTGGTTCTAGGAACAGTGACAGTGATAAGCTCTTTAAAGAACATCATCTGGTATGTTATACTAACAGGTTGGTATCGGCAGGGGAACACACCGTGGTTTTGTAAGGTAACTGCAGATGTTTCGAGTTCTCTGGTGTGggaaacaatcgagttcctccatcacATTATAACTCCCGGGGTTGCATTTGtgatgattctgctgctcaatgctttcaccgtcaggcacattttagttaGCAGCAGAGGGCACAGGAGGCTCCGGATGCATAGCCGTGAGGAGAGTGTCAAATACCCAGAGATGCAGAGCacaaggaaatccattattttactgttagttatttcGGCCAATTTCATATTATTATGGGCAGTGTTTATGTTATTTTCGATATGGTATCGAATATGGGTTTTGGGTTCTGTGCCTGTATATCTACCAGTTTTCGTGATGGAAGTGGGCTTCACGCTGCAGCTCttgagttgctgtacaaacactgcgatttatgctgtgacccagactcagttcagagagcagttgaaaaatgtgctgaaatatccctttacaccaattgttaaattaattaaaTGA